A single Fundulus heteroclitus isolate FHET01 chromosome 4, MU-UCD_Fhet_4.1, whole genome shotgun sequence DNA region contains:
- the lins1 gene encoding protein Lines homolog 1, with protein MKFSDGCLADACASHRGSMELAESSAPSSCRELLCCLEDCHRCLLRGSPPALSAAQVAELLFSGVCGQVPGGQAEQSADAVWELTGFSVSLLGKICCWVSAQSLHGDSWAAILRLLLEHMDVMAQLVHHFRAEDQLISHLAAKTASECVFYLLSTSGTVSPAWQWTCVQAFSSSPPAPELDACLWSLTEVLKKLLRQSHPVLLGELVATFDCSLIALCCKLLPADGTEVSFSGRWGTTVCLLLDLLEVLTMAAVTRGGGVPLRSQRIPGLHSAALLTIVSSRSEYFVKKRILLLLKRFLLQKLGDDWSLEGVLSTARERRGPSADGRALAQSVLKAVADNWLQSVQVEHAVFFGGARRRQQNEGLKPDGTLLRAVSLVLLKSVELHFQTAAAGVDSRMEVNSYLGSLWTFLRRCNASQVEVTHPCSWISLLFGEQDDDLMEAASAFLSIFLSYRQCSGLEDFSILEEACASGCNPHCHFVLLLQSLSFDHSILLDFLISSETCFLEYFVRYLKYLQADWLGFTAACGHRTVPLADSHGSEPGEGLRPGGSAPTLEESSLGVGLRIVEYDSSDESGEETPDPNKQSESPTAVMGDVSSELKTKPSTSVVQSDQECPTAAALLEQGACDTLCRVVSCLSELRAVVTRLQTKKLFPYNPSSLLKLLAHIENYHQRSPPALSQK; from the exons ATGAAGTTTAGTGATGGTTGTTTAGCAGACGCCTGTGCGTCACACAGAGGAAGCATGGAGCTCGCAGAGAGCAGTGCACCGTCCTCCTGCAGAGAGCTGCTCTGCTGCCTGGAGGACTGTCACCGCTGCCTCCTCAGAGGATCACCTCCTGCACTGAGCGCCGCTCAGGTGGCAGAGCTGCTCTTCTCCGGCGTTTGTGGACAGGTTCCTGGAGGGCAGGCAGAGCAAAGCGCTGACGCGGTGTGGGAGCTGACAGGCTTCAGTGTGAGCCTGCTGGGGAAGATCTGCTGCTGGGTGTCTGCTCAGAGTCTGCACGGAGACAGCTGGGCGGCCATCCTCAGGCTGCTGCTTGAACACATGGACGTCATGGCCCAGCTT GTGCACCACTTCCGGGCCGAGGACCAGCTGATCTCACATCTGGCTGCAAAGACCGCATCCGAGTGCGTTTTCTACCTGCTCAGCACATCT GGAACAGTGAGTCCTGCTTGGCAGTGGACGTGTGTGCAGGCTTTCAGCagctctcctcctgctcctgaaCTGGATGCCTGCCTCTGGTCACTCACCGAGGTCCTCAAAAAGCTTCTCAGACAGTCCCATCCAG TGCTCCTCGGAGAACTCGTGGCAACATTTGACTGCAGCCTGATTGCTCTTTGTTGCAAGTTGCTTCCTGCCGACGGAACAGAGGTCTCCTTCAGCGGCCGCTGGGGAACCACGGTTTGCCTCCTGTTGGACCTGCTGGAGGTGCTGACTATGGCGGCTGTCACGCGTGGGGGCGGGGTCCCCCTGAGAAGCCAGAGAATACCTGGACTCCACTCGGCAGCCCTCCTGACGATTGTCAGCAGCCGCTCTGAGTACTTTGTCAAAAAGCGAATCCTGCTGCTCCTCAAGAGATTTCTGCTTCAGAAGCTTGGAGACGACTGGTCCCTGGAGGGGGTGTTGTCTACGGCACGGGAGCGCAGGGGTCCCAGTGCCGATGGGCGTGCGCTGGCTCAGAGCGTCTTGAAGGCGGTGGCTGACAACTGGCTGCAGAGTGTTCAGGTGGAGCATGCTGTTTTCTTTGGAGGGGCCCGACGCAGGCAGCAAAACGAAGGCCTGAAACCAGACGGGACGCTGCTGAGGGCAGTCAGCCTGGTTCTTCTCAAGTCTGTAGAGCTTCACTTCCAAacagctgctgcag GAGTGGACAGTAGAATGGAGGTTAACTCATATCTAGGCAGTCTGTGGACCTTCTTGAGGCGGTGCAATGCCTCTCAGGTTGAAGTCACTCACCCCTGCAGCTGGATCAGCCTGCTGTTTGGAGAACAGGATGATGACCTGATGGAGGCAGCCAGTGCATTCCTCTCCATATTCCTCAGCTACAG ACAATGTTCAGGGCTGGAGGATTTTTCCATCCTGGAGGAAGCGTGTGCATCAGGATGCAACCCTCACTGCCACTTTGTGCTCCTGCTGCAGAGCCTCTCCTTCGATCACAGCATCCTCCTTGACTTCCTCATCTCCTCTGAAACCTGCTTCCTGGAGTACTTTGTTCGCTACCTGAAGTACCTCCAGGCCGACTGGCTGGGCTTTACTGCCGCGTGTGGACACAGGACCGTGCCTCTCGCTGACTCCCATGGTTCTGAGCCCGGCGAAGGCCTCCGGCCTGGCGGCTCTGCTCCAACATTGGAAGAGTCCAGCTTGGGTGTAGGGCTTCGAATTGTAGAGTACGATAGTTCGGATGAGTCCGGTGAGGAAACCCCTGACCCAAACAAACAGTCTGAATCCCCAACAGCAGTAATGGGTGATGTTAGCTCCGAGCTGAAAACCAAACCCAGTACATCAGTGGTACAAAGTGACCAGGAGTGTCCGACTGCAGCAGCTCTGTTGGAGCAAGGGGCTTGTGATACGCTGTGTAGGGTGGTCTCCTGTCTGTCAGAGCTCAGAGCGGTGGTGACCAGGCTGCAGACTAAGAAACTCTTCCCGTACAACCCTTCATCGCTTCTGAAGCTTCTAGCACACATAGAAAACTATCATCAGAGGTCGCCGCCTGCactttcacaaaaataa